The window CTACGTTGAAGAGGACGTCTATGCGGCCAAGCATCTGCCACACCCGCCCCACCACGTCTTGTATCTGTGCAGTATCGCAGACGTCCAGCTGGAACCGCAAGACTCTGGTACACCCCGTAGACACCTCCGGTGCTGCCTTACACAGAGTCTCCTCACGTCGACCGGTCAGGACCACATCCGCTCTTGCTTCGGCCAGCTCCCTGCGGTGGCCTTTCCGATGCCGCGACTAGCCCCACTGGCGAAGCAGACCTGGCCCTTCAGCCCGAAACTATCTAGGATCAATTCCACCCCTCCTGCAAGTTGAAGAGGCGCCCGCCTGGCCGGAAAGGCCTGTGACTGGACGCCTCGCTGGTTGCTGCGGCTTACCCCAGAAGTCCCATATCCGTCAGAACCGTACGTAGTTCGGCCTTTTTATCCTCAGCCATGGGCCCCACCGGCGCCCTGGCATATCCGGCCTCGATGCCTATCATGTTGAGCGCTTCCTTTATGACAACGGGGAACGTCCCAAGCCCAAACGCCAGTCTGAGAGGCGCCAGCTTGTACTGGGCATCAAGTGCAGTCTTCCTGTCTCCCGCCATGAACGCATCATATATCGTAGACACCAGTCTGGGAGCTACGTTAGCTGTCGCGGTAATCGAACCCTTGGCCCCGTGGCAGAGTGCGGCGTATATGAGCGTATCCCGGCCCATGAGCACCGAGAACGTTTCCGGAGTGCGTCGGATATACTCGGCGGTGAGTGTCATGTCGCCGCTAGAGTCCTTGATCCCACGGATGTTCTC is drawn from Bacillota bacterium and contains these coding sequences:
- a CDS encoding SDR family NAD(P)-dependent oxidoreductase, producing MAEARADVVLTGRREETLCKAAPEVSTGCTRVLRFQLDVCDTAQIQDVVGRVWQMLGRIDVLFNVAGTMARKPAVGVTEADYRVDAIAPGFVLTDLNRAFLESGAQGRI